In Streptomyces chartreusis, the following proteins share a genomic window:
- a CDS encoding HAD family hydrolase: protein MGMQVGAHIVWDWNGTLFHDNDAIIGATNAAFGELGLQPITMEQYRTLYCVPVPKFYERLLGRLPTDAEWEVMDETFHRYYTEHRVRCGLTEGVGDLLTRWRSAGRSQSILSMYGHEDLVPLVRGFGIEEHFIRVDGRTGPSGGSKAEHMVRHLKALASVDPARTVVIGDAADDGVAALHVGARAVLYTGGSHSRASLEKVGVPVVDTLGEAVAEAERLAA, encoded by the coding sequence ATGGGGATGCAAGTAGGGGCGCACATCGTCTGGGACTGGAACGGGACGCTGTTCCACGACAATGACGCGATCATCGGGGCGACGAACGCGGCGTTCGGGGAGCTCGGGCTCCAGCCGATCACGATGGAGCAGTACCGGACGCTGTACTGCGTGCCGGTGCCGAAGTTCTACGAGCGGTTGCTCGGGCGGCTGCCGACCGACGCCGAGTGGGAGGTCATGGACGAGACCTTCCACCGGTACTACACCGAGCACCGGGTCAGGTGCGGGCTCACCGAGGGCGTGGGGGACCTGCTGACGCGGTGGCGGTCCGCCGGGCGCAGCCAGTCGATCCTCAGCATGTACGGGCACGAGGACCTCGTCCCGCTGGTGCGCGGGTTCGGGATCGAGGAGCACTTCATACGGGTCGACGGGCGTACGGGGCCGTCCGGGGGCAGCAAGGCCGAGCACATGGTGCGGCACCTCAAGGCGCTCGCGAGCGTGGACCCCGCTCGCACGGTGGTGATCGGGGACGCCGCCGACGACGGGGTGGCGGCGCTGCACGTCGGGGCGCGGGCCGTGCTCTACACCGGCGGATCGCACAGCCGGGCCAGCCTGGAGAAGGTCGGCGTGCCGGTGGTGGACACGCTGGGGGAGGCCGTCGCGGAGGCGGAGCGGCTGGCTGCGTGA
- a CDS encoding DJ-1/PfpI family protein: MTAKILIVTGDAAESLEVLYPYQRLREEGYDVHIAAPTRKKLQFVVHDFEPGFDTYTEKPGYTWPADLAFSEVDPGDYVAVVIPGGRAPEYLRNDPELRKILKSFFDSDKPVAQICHGPLLTAAIDSLRGRRVTAYPALELDMQAAGATFQDAEAVVDGTLVSSRAWPDHSGWMREFLTVLRAKAPVT; the protein is encoded by the coding sequence ATGACAGCGAAGATCCTCATCGTCACCGGCGACGCCGCGGAGTCCCTGGAGGTCCTGTACCCCTACCAGCGCCTCCGCGAGGAGGGCTACGACGTCCATATCGCGGCCCCCACCCGCAAGAAGCTCCAGTTCGTGGTCCACGACTTCGAGCCGGGCTTCGACACCTACACCGAGAAACCCGGCTACACCTGGCCGGCCGACCTGGCCTTCTCGGAGGTGGACCCCGGCGATTACGTGGCCGTCGTCATCCCCGGCGGCCGGGCCCCCGAGTACCTGCGCAACGACCCCGAGCTCCGCAAGATCCTCAAGTCCTTCTTCGACTCCGACAAGCCGGTCGCCCAGATCTGCCACGGGCCGCTGCTCACCGCGGCGATCGACAGCCTCCGCGGCCGCCGCGTCACGGCGTACCCGGCCCTGGAACTGGACATGCAGGCCGCCGGCGCCACCTTCCAGGACGCCGAGGCGGTCGTCGACGGCACCCTGGTGTCGTCCCGCGCCTGGCCGGACCACTCGGGCTGGATGCGGGAGTTCCTTACGGTGTTGCGGGCCAAGGCGCCGGTTACCTGA
- a CDS encoding NAD-glutamate dehydrogenase produces the protein MQTKLDEAKAELLERAARVAENSPVGGYLPTGTTDESSPGTPDHDTVLSFLQRYYLHTAPEDLGDRDPVDVFGAAFSHYRLAENRPQGTANVRVHTPTVEENGWMCSHSVVEVVTDDMPFLVDSVTNELTRQGRGIHVVIHPQVFVRRDVTGKLIEVLPTPPTGELPHDTHTESWIHVEIDRETDRGDLKQITSDLLRVLSDVREAVEDWSKMRDLAMRMADELPREPHSDLREQEFEEARELLRWLADDHFTFLGFREYELREDDSLAAVPGTGLGILRSDPHHSETDSHPVSPSFERLPADARAKAREHKLLILTKANSRATVHRPSYLDYVGVKKFNENGEVVGERRFLGLFSSAAYTESVRRVPVIRRKVDEVLQVAGFSPNSHDGRDLLQILETYPRDELFQTPVAELQQIATSVLYLQERRRLRLYLRQDEYGRYYSALVYLPRDRYTTGVRLRIIDILKEELDGTSVDFTAWNTESILSRLHFVVRVPQGTELPQLSDADKERIEARLVEAARSWADGFADALNAELGEERAAELLRRYSNAFPEGYKADHSPRAAVSDLVHIEQLTEENNFSLSLYEPVGAAPEERRFKIYRKGAAVSLSAVLPVLTRLGVEVVDERPYELRCSDRSVAWIYDFGLRMAPQAGGEYLGDDARERFSEAFAATWTGKAENDGFNALVLGAGLTWRQAMVLRAYAKYLRQAGSTFSQDYMEDTLRNNVHTTRLLVSLFEARMSPDRQRAGHEIVDALLEEVDAALDQVASLDEDRILRSFLTVIKATLRTNFFQEAAGGHPHDYVSMKFDPQAIPDLPAPRPAFEIWVYSPRVEGVHLRFGKVARGGLRWSDRREDFRTEILGLVKAQMVKNTVIVPVGAKGGFVAKQLPDPSVDRDAWLAEGVASYKTFISALLDITDNMVAGDVVPPADVVRHDEDDTYLVVAADKGTATFSDIANGVAEQYNFWLGDAFASGGSAGYDHKGMGITARGAWESVKRHFRELGVDTQTEDFTVVGIGDMSGDVFGNGMLLSEHIRLVAAFDHRHIFIDPNPDAATSYAERRRVFELPRSSWEDYDTELISAGGGVFPRSAKAIPVNAHIREALGIEGKVAKMTPADLMKAILQSPVDLLWNGGIGTYVKASTETHADVGDKANDAIRVDGADLRVKVVGEGGNLGLTQLGRIEFARHGGKINTDAIDNSAGVDTSDHEVNIKILLNGLVNEGDMTVKQRNKLLAGMTDEVGRLVLRNNYAQNTAIANALAQSGAMLHAQQRFMKHLVREGHLDRALEFLPTDRQIRERLNADHGLTGPETAVLMAYTKITVAEELLHTSLPDDPYLSTLLHAYFPTELREQFPEHLVSHPLRREITTTVLVNDTVNTGGTTYLHRLREETGASLEEIVRAQTVARAIFRSAEVWDAVEALDNKVEAAVQTRIRLHSRRLVERGTRWLLNNRPQPLQLADTIDFFGERVEQVWSQLPKLLRGEDLEWYQRIHDELTEVGVPVELATRVAGFSSAFPTLDIVSVADRMGKDPMDVAEVYYDLADRLNITQLMDRIIELPRADRWQSMARASIREDLYAAHAALTSDVLAAGNGTATPEQRFTSWEKKNGAILGRARTTLEEIRGSDEFDLANLSVAMRTMRTLLRTHT, from the coding sequence ATGCAGACCAAGCTGGACGAAGCCAAGGCCGAGCTGCTCGAGAGGGCCGCCCGGGTAGCTGAGAACAGCCCGGTCGGGGGGTACCTACCGACTGGGACCACGGACGAGAGCAGCCCCGGCACCCCGGACCACGACACCGTGCTCTCGTTCCTCCAGCGCTACTACCTGCACACCGCCCCCGAGGACCTCGGCGACCGCGACCCGGTCGACGTCTTCGGAGCCGCCTTCTCGCACTACCGGCTGGCCGAGAACCGCCCCCAGGGCACGGCCAACGTGCGGGTGCACACGCCCACCGTCGAAGAGAACGGCTGGATGTGCAGCCATTCCGTCGTCGAGGTCGTCACCGACGACATGCCCTTCCTCGTCGACTCCGTCACCAACGAGCTGACGCGGCAGGGACGGGGGATCCATGTGGTCATCCACCCCCAGGTCTTCGTCCGCCGCGACGTCACGGGCAAGCTCATCGAGGTGCTCCCCACGCCGCCCACCGGCGAGCTGCCGCACGACACCCACACCGAGTCCTGGATCCACGTAGAGATCGACCGCGAGACCGACCGCGGCGACCTGAAGCAGATCACCTCGGACCTGCTGCGCGTCCTGTCCGACGTCCGTGAGGCCGTCGAGGACTGGAGCAAGATGCGGGACCTGGCCATGCGAATGGCCGACGAGCTGCCGCGGGAGCCCCACTCCGACCTCCGTGAGCAGGAGTTCGAGGAGGCCCGCGAGCTGCTGCGCTGGCTGGCCGACGACCACTTCACCTTCCTCGGCTTCCGCGAGTACGAGCTGCGCGAGGACGACTCGCTGGCCGCCGTGCCGGGCACCGGCCTCGGCATCCTGCGCTCCGACCCGCACCACTCCGAGACCGACAGCCACCCGGTCAGCCCGTCCTTCGAGCGGCTGCCCGCCGACGCCCGCGCCAAGGCCCGCGAGCACAAGCTCCTCATCCTCACCAAGGCCAACAGCCGGGCGACCGTGCACCGGCCGTCGTACCTCGACTACGTCGGGGTGAAGAAGTTCAACGAGAACGGCGAGGTCGTCGGCGAGCGCCGCTTCCTGGGCCTGTTCTCCTCGGCCGCCTACACCGAGTCCGTCCGCCGCGTCCCCGTGATCCGGCGCAAGGTGGACGAGGTGCTCCAGGTCGCCGGCTTCTCGCCCAACAGCCACGACGGCCGCGACCTGCTCCAGATCCTGGAGACGTACCCGCGCGACGAGCTCTTCCAGACCCCCGTCGCCGAGCTCCAGCAGATCGCGACCTCCGTCCTCTACCTCCAGGAGCGCCGCCGGCTGCGGCTGTACCTGCGCCAGGACGAGTACGGCCGCTACTACTCGGCCCTCGTCTACCTGCCCCGTGACCGCTACACCACCGGCGTGCGCCTGCGGATCATCGACATCCTGAAGGAGGAGCTCGACGGCACCAGCGTCGACTTCACCGCCTGGAACACCGAGTCGATCCTCTCCCGGCTGCACTTCGTCGTCCGCGTTCCGCAGGGCACCGAACTGCCGCAGCTGTCCGACGCCGACAAGGAGCGCATCGAGGCCCGCCTGGTCGAGGCCGCGCGGTCCTGGGCCGACGGCTTCGCCGACGCGCTGAACGCCGAACTCGGCGAGGAGCGCGCCGCCGAGTTGCTGCGCCGCTACTCCAACGCCTTCCCCGAGGGCTACAAGGCCGATCACTCCCCGCGCGCGGCGGTCTCCGACCTCGTCCACATCGAGCAGCTCACCGAGGAGAACAACTTCTCGCTGAGCCTGTACGAGCCGGTCGGCGCCGCCCCCGAGGAGCGCCGCTTCAAGATCTACCGCAAGGGCGCGGCCGTCTCCCTGTCCGCCGTCCTGCCCGTCCTCACCCGCCTCGGCGTCGAGGTCGTCGACGAGCGGCCCTACGAGCTGCGCTGCTCCGACCGCAGCGTCGCCTGGATCTACGACTTCGGGCTGCGGATGGCCCCGCAGGCCGGCGGCGAGTACCTGGGCGACGACGCCCGCGAGCGGTTCTCGGAGGCGTTCGCCGCCACCTGGACCGGCAAGGCGGAGAACGATGGCTTCAACGCCCTCGTGCTGGGCGCCGGGCTCACCTGGCGGCAGGCGATGGTGCTGCGGGCGTACGCGAAGTACCTGCGCCAGGCCGGCTCCACCTTCAGCCAGGACTACATGGAGGACACCCTCCGAAACAACGTCCACACCACCCGGCTGCTCGTCTCCCTGTTCGAGGCGCGGATGTCGCCGGACCGCCAGCGCGCGGGCCACGAGATCGTCGACGCGCTGCTCGAAGAGGTCGACGCGGCACTCGACCAGGTGGCGAGCCTCGACGAGGACCGGATCCTGCGGTCCTTCCTCACCGTGATCAAGGCGACGCTGCGGACGAACTTCTTCCAGGAGGCCGCGGGCGGTCACCCGCACGACTACGTCTCCATGAAGTTCGACCCGCAGGCCATCCCCGACCTGCCCGCGCCGCGCCCGGCGTTCGAGATCTGGGTCTACTCGCCGCGCGTCGAGGGCGTGCACCTGCGCTTCGGCAAGGTCGCGCGCGGCGGTCTGCGCTGGTCCGACCGGCGTGAGGACTTCCGTACCGAGATCCTCGGCCTGGTCAAGGCGCAGATGGTGAAGAACACCGTCATCGTGCCGGTCGGCGCCAAGGGCGGCTTCGTCGCCAAGCAGCTCCCGGACCCGAGCGTGGACCGGGACGCGTGGCTCGCGGAGGGGGTGGCGTCGTACAAGACGTTCATCTCGGCGCTGCTCGACATCACCGACAACATGGTGGCCGGCGACGTCGTGCCGCCCGCCGACGTCGTACGGCACGACGAGGACGACACCTACCTCGTCGTCGCCGCCGACAAGGGCACCGCGACCTTCTCCGACATCGCCAACGGGGTCGCCGAGCAGTACAACTTCTGGCTCGGTGACGCCTTCGCCTCCGGCGGCTCGGCCGGCTACGACCACAAGGGCATGGGCATCACCGCCCGCGGCGCCTGGGAGTCCGTCAAGCGGCACTTCCGTGAGCTCGGCGTGGACACGCAGACCGAGGACTTCACGGTCGTCGGCATCGGCGACATGTCCGGTGACGTGTTCGGCAACGGCATGCTGCTCAGCGAGCACATCCGCCTGGTCGCCGCCTTCGACCACCGGCACATCTTCATCGACCCGAACCCGGACGCGGCCACCTCCTACGCCGAGCGCCGCCGCGTCTTCGAACTGCCCCGCTCCAGCTGGGAGGACTACGACACCGAGCTGATCTCGGCCGGTGGCGGTGTCTTCCCGCGCAGCGCCAAGGCCATCCCGGTCAACGCGCACATCCGCGAGGCGCTGGGCATCGAGGGCAAGGTCGCCAAGATGACCCCGGCCGACCTGATGAAGGCCATCCTCCAGTCGCCGGTGGACCTGCTGTGGAACGGCGGCATCGGTACGTACGTCAAGGCGAGCACCGAGACGCACGCCGACGTCGGCGACAAGGCCAACGACGCCATCCGCGTCGACGGCGCCGACCTCAGGGTCAAGGTCGTCGGCGAGGGCGGCAACCTCGGTCTGACCCAGCTGGGCCGGATCGAGTTCGCGCGGCACGGCGGCAAGATCAACACCGATGCCATCGACAACAGCGCGGGCGTGGACACCTCCGACCACGAGGTGAACATCAAGATCCTGCTCAACGGCCTGGTCAACGAGGGCGACATGACCGTCAAGCAGCGCAACAAGCTGCTCGCCGGGATGACCGACGAGGTCGGCCGCCTCGTCCTGCGCAACAACTACGCGCAGAACACGGCGATCGCCAACGCCCTCGCCCAGTCCGGCGCCATGCTCCACGCCCAGCAGCGCTTCATGAAGCACCTGGTCAGGGAAGGCCATCTGGACCGGGCGCTGGAGTTCCTGCCCACCGACCGCCAGATCCGCGAACGCCTGAACGCCGACCACGGCCTGACCGGCCCGGAGACGGCCGTCCTGATGGCGTACACGAAGATCACGGTCGCCGAGGAGCTGCTGCACACCTCGCTGCCGGACGACCCGTACCTGAGCACCCTGCTGCACGCGTACTTCCCGACCGAGCTGCGCGAGCAGTTCCCGGAGCACCTCGTCAGCCACCCGCTGCGCCGTGAGATCACCACGACCGTGCTGGTCAACGACACGGTCAACACGGGCGGTACGACGTATCTGCACCGGCTGCGCGAGGAGACGGGTGCCTCGCTGGAGGAGATCGTCCGGGCGCAGACCGTGGCCCGCGCGATCTTCCGCTCGGCGGAGGTGTGGGACGCGGTCGAGGCGCTCGACAACAAGGTCGAGGCCGCCGTCCAGACCCGGATCCGGCTGCACTCGCGCCGGCTCGTCGAGCGCGGTACGCGCTGGCTGCTCAACAACCGGCCGCAGCCGCTCCAGCTCGCCGACACGATCGACTTCTTCGGCGAGCGTGTGGAGCAGGTGTGGTCGCAGCTGCCGAAGCTGTTGCGCGGCGAGGACCTCGAGTGGTACCAGCGGATCCACGACGAGCTGACCGAGGTCGGAGTCCCCGTCGAACTCGCCACGCGGGTCGCCGGGTTCTCCTCCGCCTTCCCGACGCTCGACATCGTCTCGGTGGCCGACCGCATGGGCAAGGACCCGATGGACGTCGCCGAGGTCTACTACGACCTCGCCGACCGGCTGAACATCACGCAGCTCATGGACCGCATCATCGAGCTGCCGCGTGCGGACCGCTGGCAGTCCATGGCCCGCGCCTCCATCCGCGAGGACCTCTACGCCGCCCACGCGGCGCTGACCTCGGACGTCCTGGCCGCCGGCAACGGCACCGCGACGCCGGAGCAGCGCTTCACCTCGTGGGAGAAGAAGAACGGCGCGATCCTCGGCCGGGCCCGCACGACCCTGGAGGAGATCCGCGGGTCGGACGAGTTCGACCTCGCCAACCTGTCGGTCGCGATGCGCACGATGAGGACGCTGCTGCGGACGCACACGTGA
- a CDS encoding ABC transporter ATP-binding protein has product MAENPNDNIPTVIADGVDIVYRVNGTGAGHGSATAALNRILRRGQAEKAAGVRKVHAVKKVSFVAYRGEAIGLIGTNGSGKSTLLKAVAGLLPVENGQIYTDGQPSLLGVNAALMNDLTGERNVHLGGLAMGMSREQVKERYEEIVDFSGINEKGDFITLPMRTYSSGMAARLRFSIAAAKDHDVLLIDEALATGDRSFQKRSEARIRELRKHAGTVFLVSHNNKSIRDTCDRVLWLERGELRMDGPTDEVLKEYEAFTGDKAAKPKPAPVK; this is encoded by the coding sequence GTGGCTGAGAACCCGAACGACAACATCCCCACCGTCATCGCCGACGGCGTCGACATCGTCTACCGCGTCAACGGCACGGGCGCCGGCCACGGCTCGGCCACCGCCGCCCTCAACCGCATCCTGCGCCGGGGACAGGCCGAGAAGGCGGCGGGCGTACGCAAGGTGCACGCGGTCAAGAAGGTCTCCTTCGTGGCGTACCGGGGCGAGGCCATCGGCCTCATCGGCACCAACGGCTCCGGCAAGTCGACGCTGCTCAAGGCCGTCGCGGGTCTGCTCCCGGTGGAGAACGGCCAGATCTACACCGACGGCCAGCCCTCCCTGCTCGGCGTGAACGCGGCCCTGATGAACGACCTCACCGGCGAGCGCAACGTCCACCTCGGCGGCCTCGCGATGGGCATGTCCCGCGAGCAGGTCAAGGAGCGCTACGAGGAGATCGTCGACTTCTCCGGCATCAACGAGAAGGGCGACTTCATCACCCTGCCCATGCGGACGTACTCCTCCGGCATGGCGGCCCGGCTGCGCTTCTCCATCGCCGCCGCCAAGGACCACGACGTCCTGCTGATCGACGAGGCGCTGGCGACGGGCGACCGTTCCTTCCAGAAGCGCTCCGAGGCCCGGATCCGCGAGCTGCGCAAGCACGCGGGCACGGTGTTCCTGGTCAGCCACAACAACAAGTCGATCCGCGACACCTGCGACCGCGTCCTGTGGCTGGAGCGCGGTGAACTGCGCATGGACGGGCCGACGGACGAGGTGCTGAAGGAGTACGAGGCGTTCACGGGCGACAAGGCGGCCAAGCCGAAGCCGGCGCCGGTGAAGTGA
- a CDS encoding ABC transporter permease produces MSQVLDTPPPTTPAPAPPDLSALAARHGLAVSGARPSLPQYVRQLWARRHFIGAFATAKLTAQYSQAKLGQVWQVMTPLLNAAVYYFIFGMLLGTSHGVQDYIPFLVTGVFVWTFTQSSIMAGTRAISGNLGLVRALHFPRAALPISFALQQLQQLLFSMAALFVILLCFGIPVAASWLLVLPALFLQFTFNAGVAMVMARMGAKTPDIAQLMPFVLRTWMYASGVMFSISHVTGSHKGLPSWVPELLQANPAAVYIDLMRFALIDSFHASQLPPHVWAIATGWALLAGVGGFIYFWKAEETYGRG; encoded by the coding sequence GTGAGCCAGGTCCTCGACACGCCGCCCCCGACGACACCCGCCCCGGCCCCGCCCGACCTCTCGGCGCTCGCCGCCCGGCACGGTCTCGCGGTCAGCGGTGCCCGCCCTTCCCTGCCCCAGTACGTCCGGCAGCTGTGGGCGCGCCGCCACTTCATCGGCGCCTTCGCCACCGCCAAGCTCACCGCCCAGTACAGCCAGGCGAAGCTCGGCCAGGTCTGGCAGGTGATGACGCCGTTGCTGAACGCGGCGGTGTACTACTTCATCTTCGGCATGCTCCTGGGCACCAGCCACGGCGTGCAGGACTACATCCCGTTCCTGGTGACCGGCGTGTTCGTCTGGACGTTCACACAGAGCTCGATCATGGCGGGCACCCGAGCGATCTCGGGGAACCTGGGCCTGGTCCGCGCCCTGCACTTCCCGCGGGCCGCGCTGCCGATCTCCTTCGCCCTGCAGCAGCTCCAGCAACTGCTGTTCTCGATGGCCGCCCTGTTCGTCATCCTGCTCTGCTTCGGCATTCCGGTCGCCGCGTCCTGGCTGCTGGTGCTCCCGGCGCTGTTCCTCCAGTTCACCTTCAACGCGGGCGTCGCGATGGTCATGGCACGCATGGGCGCCAAGACCCCGGACATCGCGCAGCTGATGCCGTTCGTGCTGCGCACCTGGATGTACGCGTCCGGCGTGATGTTCAGCATCAGCCACGTCACGGGCAGCCACAAGGGCCTGCCGTCGTGGGTGCCCGAGCTCCTCCAGGCCAACCCGGCCGCCGTCTACATCGACCTGATGCGCTTCGCGCTCATCGACAGCTTCCACGCGAGCCAGCTCCCGCCGCACGTGTGGGCCATCGCGACGGGCTGGGCCCTGCTGGCCGGCGTCGGCGGCTTCATCTACTTCTGGAAGGCTGAGGAGACGTACGGCCGTGGCTGA
- a CDS encoding TetR/AcrR family transcriptional regulator → MTTNADQPKTPARRRAPAGAAVLREDVTEAIRAAVFEELAAVGYARMSIEGIARRAGVGKTAVYRRWRSKLHLVLDVVSAVAVMGLPVPDTGSLQGDLRLLYEVTARALRHPLASQILPDLQAEAARSPEIAEAVQKALRDGQASVASGIVMAAEKRGEVRPGIDEELALDLISGPLYWRSVVIRSPKVPKGYLDALSRATAHALKAL, encoded by the coding sequence ATGACGACCAACGCCGACCAGCCCAAGACGCCTGCGCGCCGCCGGGCCCCCGCCGGGGCGGCCGTCCTCAGGGAGGACGTGACCGAGGCCATCCGCGCGGCGGTCTTCGAGGAACTGGCGGCCGTCGGCTACGCGCGCATGTCCATCGAGGGCATCGCGCGCCGGGCGGGCGTCGGCAAGACCGCGGTGTACCGGCGCTGGCGTTCCAAGCTGCACCTGGTCCTCGACGTGGTGTCCGCGGTGGCCGTGATGGGGCTGCCCGTCCCGGACACCGGCTCGCTTCAGGGCGATCTGCGGCTGCTGTACGAGGTGACCGCGCGCGCCCTGCGGCACCCCCTCGCCTCCCAGATCCTCCCGGACCTCCAGGCCGAGGCGGCCCGCAGCCCCGAGATCGCGGAAGCCGTGCAGAAGGCGCTGCGGGACGGGCAGGCGAGCGTGGCCAGCGGCATCGTGATGGCCGCGGAGAAGCGCGGCGAGGTGCGCCCGGGCATCGACGAGGAACTGGCCCTGGATCTGATCTCCGGCCCGCTGTACTGGCGTTCCGTCGTGATCCGCAGCCCCAAGGTGCCCAAGGGCTATCTGGACGCCCTGTCCCGCGCCACCGCGCACGCCCTCAAGGCCCTGTGA